Proteins from a genomic interval of Oceanispirochaeta crateris:
- a CDS encoding PAS domain S-box protein, giving the protein MTFTLLIEVTTNISLLLTLLFIQNLILNKNSKKQRLNNILQGILIGFISIIIMNNSIYAHPEMIFDSRTILLCITGLYLGLIPTSIAAFIAGLYRFALGGSGMYVGIMSIVISAGIGLLVGLATKKKQLEPGWIFNFVFGFAVHAIVLLLFYLFLPKPDNLIISTDLALTYLLILPLATGLIGRMLSFQSEFSKSRQKLQENSNLFHTLFRKNHTIMFLIDPQTEQIKDANESAVEFYGWSYNELLTMTLSQINSASQAEIDTRIRTLQNEDQLVFKTQHNRADGSRREVEVYSNLIQIEGKELLYSLVHDITDRVSTEKKLQKSEYQLSRAELMAQLGHWELDLNAKSFSASLGAHEIYGVPDGDLDMSVIQDIPLKEYRPAMNKALAELISKDAPYDLEFDIIRPSDQKRSTIHSTAQYDKDTNTVFGVIHDITRFKQAEEEIRVERERLRVTLQSIGDGVITTDNNGRIQMMNQVAERLTGWSNSESFMKPLPEVFNIVNEYSRQPCPNPVELVLNTKGIIELANYTMLISKDGRELIIADSGAPIKDNKGEIIGTILVFRDTTEKQRTQDRIIRAEKLESLGVLAGGIAHDFNNLLAGIFGYMELAQLENTNEKVREYLDQSVKVYKRTVDLTKQLLTFSKGNILNRKIGNLSTVIQDAANFALSGSIVTCDIRIEDNLYLCSYDENQIGQVLDNLLINAKQAMPDGGTIKIKAKNLTLDLPKNLNLPKGHYVGISISDTGPGIPSDLIPRIFDPFFSTKQMGSGLGLATCFSILEKHDGAIDVYSNKNGTTFTFYIPAAQGFLEEDDPSLQNDIVAGGKILIMDDEPSIRVILGEYLKTIGFEVTEASDGQELLDILKTAHMQGIQYKAAILDLTIPGGMGGVAAVKEIRNRGYTFPVFATSGYSEDSVISDPEQYGFTGSLSKPFKMKDLSSLLSRYLK; this is encoded by the coding sequence ATGACGTTCACACTGCTAATTGAAGTTACAACAAATATCTCACTTCTATTGACCCTGTTGTTTATTCAAAATTTAATTTTGAACAAGAACAGCAAAAAACAGAGGTTGAACAATATTCTTCAGGGAATCCTCATCGGATTTATAAGTATTATCATTATGAACAATAGTATTTATGCCCATCCTGAAATGATATTTGATTCAAGAACAATACTCCTTTGTATCACAGGCTTATACCTTGGCCTGATACCTACCTCAATAGCTGCATTTATAGCAGGACTCTACCGTTTTGCACTAGGTGGATCCGGAATGTATGTGGGAATCATGAGCATTGTCATTTCTGCAGGGATTGGGCTACTCGTTGGATTAGCAACAAAAAAGAAACAGTTGGAACCAGGATGGATCTTTAATTTTGTATTTGGATTTGCTGTTCATGCCATCGTCCTCTTGCTGTTTTATCTGTTCCTCCCCAAACCGGACAACCTGATAATCTCAACAGATCTGGCACTCACCTACCTGCTGATACTACCTTTGGCAACTGGGCTGATTGGCCGGATGCTTTCTTTCCAATCAGAATTTAGTAAGTCACGCCAAAAGCTCCAGGAGAATAGTAATCTATTTCACACTCTCTTCCGCAAAAATCATACAATAATGTTCCTTATAGATCCCCAAACTGAGCAGATTAAAGATGCAAATGAGTCTGCAGTAGAGTTTTATGGATGGTCCTATAATGAACTATTAACCATGACACTCAGTCAGATCAATTCTGCATCACAAGCCGAAATTGATACAAGAATCAGAACCTTACAGAATGAAGATCAGCTTGTCTTTAAAACACAGCACAACAGAGCTGATGGTTCTAGACGGGAAGTGGAAGTCTATTCCAATTTAATCCAGATTGAAGGAAAAGAACTTCTGTACTCCTTAGTTCATGATATTACAGACCGGGTCAGTACAGAAAAAAAACTTCAGAAGAGCGAATACCAGCTCTCCCGTGCCGAATTGATGGCCCAGCTGGGTCATTGGGAATTGGATCTGAATGCCAAAAGTTTTAGTGCTTCCCTGGGAGCTCATGAAATATACGGCGTTCCAGATGGTGATCTGGACATGTCTGTAATTCAGGATATACCGCTGAAAGAGTACCGTCCTGCCATGAATAAGGCCCTGGCTGAGCTCATTTCCAAAGATGCTCCATATGATCTTGAATTTGACATTATTAGACCTTCTGATCAAAAGAGGTCAACTATTCATTCTACTGCCCAATATGATAAGGATACAAACACCGTTTTTGGTGTTATTCATGATATCACCCGGTTTAAACAGGCGGAAGAAGAAATCAGAGTAGAAAGAGAGCGTCTGAGGGTCACTCTCCAGAGCATTGGTGACGGAGTCATCACAACCGATAACAATGGAAGGATTCAGATGATGAATCAGGTGGCGGAAAGGTTGACTGGCTGGTCTAATTCCGAATCTTTTATGAAACCCCTGCCTGAGGTTTTTAATATCGTGAATGAATATTCACGACAGCCCTGTCCAAATCCTGTTGAACTTGTTTTAAATACTAAAGGCATAATCGAATTGGCAAATTATACGATGCTGATTAGCAAAGATGGAAGAGAACTAATCATCGCAGATAGCGGTGCCCCTATAAAAGACAACAAGGGAGAGATTATTGGAACAATTCTTGTTTTTCGGGATACTACTGAAAAACAGAGGACCCAGGACCGGATCATCAGAGCGGAGAAGCTGGAGTCACTGGGAGTTCTTGCAGGGGGAATTGCCCATGATTTTAACAACCTACTGGCCGGAATATTTGGGTATATGGAGCTGGCTCAACTTGAAAATACAAATGAGAAGGTGCGGGAATATCTGGACCAATCTGTAAAAGTATATAAACGCACAGTCGATTTAACGAAACAGCTTCTTACATTTTCCAAAGGAAATATTCTCAATCGGAAAATTGGAAATCTCAGTACTGTGATCCAGGATGCAGCCAATTTTGCCCTGAGTGGTTCCATCGTGACCTGTGACATCCGGATTGAAGACAACCTATATCTCTGTAGTTACGACGAAAATCAAATTGGTCAAGTTTTGGATAACCTGCTCATCAATGCCAAACAGGCAATGCCCGATGGCGGAACCATAAAAATCAAGGCCAAAAACCTCACCCTCGATTTACCAAAAAATTTGAATCTGCCCAAGGGACATTACGTAGGAATCTCAATCAGTGATACGGGTCCGGGCATCCCTTCTGATCTCATCCCCAGAATCTTTGACCCCTTCTTTTCGACAAAACAAATGGGTTCCGGACTAGGTTTGGCGACATGCTTTTCCATACTTGAGAAACATGATGGAGCTATCGATGTTTATAGCAACAAAAATGGCACTACATTTACGTTTTACATCCCGGCAGCCCAGGGATTCCTTGAAGAGGATGACCCCTCCCTTCAAAATGATATAGTTGCAGGGGGAAAAATTCTGATCATGGATGATGAACCTTCCATCAGGGTGATTCTGGGAGAATACCTCAAGACAATCGGCTTTGAAGTTACAGAAGCAAGCGATGGTCAGGAGCTATTGGATATTCTCAAAACTGCACACATGCAGGGGATTCAGTATAAAGCAGCCATACTGGATTTAACCATACCGGGAGGAATGGGCGGTGTTGCGGCAGTAAAAGAAATCAGGAACAGGGGCTACACATTTCCGGTATTTGCGACAAGCGGATACTCTGAAGATTCGGTTATTTCTGATCCGGAACAGTACGGATTTACCGGCAGCCTTTCAAAACCATTTAAGATGAAAGATCTTTCTTCCCTGTTAAGCCGATACCTTAAATGA